From a region of the Babesia bovis T2Bo chromosome 1, whole genome shotgun sequence genome:
- a CDS encoding merozoite surface antigen-2c (MSA-2c), protein MVSFNIITVAFCSILFNYAVASPQEEAVPTKQVNGSHLLFDDMKMLYDVMRSIDESMLKSILEKNFEAVGMEATSATKTHDALKAVKQLIKTDAPFNTSDFDTLDLEYLSGQSNEELLKLLIEAIYGMEIIIEKTNSFVGESAKHSDKLDTDLRQYYWDNIYDDQSEYNKDKLSNLYKAFITDSGALRIASEELIKFETRKAQKDDYRFINPSSTSEAETPSPSSGENTAAQPPKPAETPKPTGSSFTYGGLTVATLCYFVLSAF, encoded by the coding sequence ATGGTGTCTTTTAACATAATAACCGTTGCATTCTGCTCCATCCTTTTCAATTATGCAGTGGCATCTCCACAAGAGGAGGCTGTACCAACTAAGCAGGTGAATGGGAGTCATTTACTGTTTGATGATATGAAAATGTTGTATGATGTAATGCGCAGCATTGATGAAAGCATGTTGAAAAGCATTCTTGAGAAGAATTTTGAGGCTGTTGGCATGGAAGCTACATCGGCTACTAAAACACATGACGCTCTGAAGGCTGTAAAACAATTAATCAAAACCGATGCACCTTTCAACACATCGGACTTTGACACACTCGATTTGGAATATCTCTCAGGGCAATCTAATGAAGAGCTGTTGAAGCTTCTGATTGAGGCAATATATGGTATGGAAATCATAATTGAAAAAACTAACTCTTTTGTGGGAGAGAGTGCAAAACATTCCGATAAATTGGACACCGACTTGAGACAGTACTACTGGGATAATATTTACGATGACCAGAGTGAATATAATAAGGACAAATTAAGCAACCTATACAAAGCATTCATCACTGATTCTGGCGCTTTGAGAATCGCATCGGAGGAACTTATAAAATTCGAAACAAGGAAAGCTCAAAAGGATGACTACAGATTTATCAATCCTTCTTCAACTTCGGAAGCCGAAACACCCTCTCCATCGTCTGGAGAAAATACTGCAGCACAACCTCCCAAACCTGCCGAGACCCCTAAGCCTACTGGATCTTCTTTCACCTATGGCGGATTGACTGTGGCCACTCTCTGCTACTTCGTTCTCTCTGCATTTTAA
- a CDS encoding merozoite surface antigen-2a1 (MSA-2a1) codes for MIGKIFLLTACCCASLLSVSASEESQDTLSTTLHDEMKQVANYVKFLTNDENKESLEEKFKDVDMPSDNSLDAINAFVEILDSFKEKVPFKTSLFDNSVFDNLKYQDTDEIFKSLLLRVPLIKKMLSEFNAFLNDNPPHMLTNGKEKMTEYYKKNISKEDGEVKDYKTMVKFCNDFLDSKSPFMRLYKHLNEYDELVKKKPAQESSPAPSSPQRPAETQQTQDSAAPSTPAAPSPPQRPAETQQTQDSTAPGTPAAPSPQGPTAESPSQADHPTKPTQTPEGNLQGQQGTTKPAGSSFTYGGLTVATLCYFVLSAF; via the coding sequence ATGATCGGGAAAATCTTCTTGTTAACAGCATGCTGCTGTGCATCCCTACTGTCTGTGTCTGCTTCTGAGGAATCACAGGACACCTTGTCGACCACACTTCATGATGAAATGAAGCAGGTGGCTAATTATGTTAAATTTTTAACTAATGATGAAAATAAAGAATCTTTAGAAGAAAAGTTCAAGGATGTCGATATGCCTTCCGATAACTCTCTTGATGCTATTAATGCTTTTGTTGAAATTTTAGATTCATTCAAAGAGAAAGTTCCTTTTAAAACCTCCTTATTTGATAACAGTGTATTCGACAATTTGAAATATCAGGACACAGATGAGATCTTCAAATCTCTTCTTCTACGAGTACCGTTAATAAAAAAGATGCTTAGTGAATTCAATGCTTTTCTTAATGACAATCCTCCACATATGTTGACGAATGGGAAAGAAAAAATGACTGAATATTACAaaaaaaatatatccaaGGAAGATGGTGAGGTAAAGGATTACAAAACTATGGTCAAGTTTTGCAACGATTTTCTAGACAGTAAATCTCCATTCATGAGACTATATAAGCATCTCAATGAATATGATGAGTTAGTGAAGAAGAAGCCAGCACAAGAATCTTCCCCTGCTCCTTCATCCCCGCAAAGACCTGCTGAAACCCAACAAACTCAGGATTCAGCTGCACCTAGCACTCCCGCAGCTCCTTCACCCCCGCAAAGACCTGCTGAAACCCAACAAACTCAGGATTCAACTGCACCTGGCACTCCCGCAGCTCCCTCTCCTCAGGGACCAACTGCTGAAAGCCCATCCCAAGCTGACCACCCAACCAAACCTACTCAGACACCTGAAGGTAACCTCCAAGGACAACAGGGTACAACCAAGCCAGCCGGATCTTCATTCACCTATGGCGGATTGACTGTGGCCACTCTCTGCTACTTCGTTCTCTCTGCATTTTAA
- a CDS encoding putative integral membrane protein has product MVACGCIPSIVCTCVLQFHFYSLRIKQTQVYILQYASILIFTIYMLNFISIKAILLFA; this is encoded by the coding sequence ATGGTCGCATGTGGATGTATCCCATCTATCGTATGTACATGTGTATTACAATTTCACTTTTATTCGTTAAGAATTAAACAGACGCAGGTTTATATTCTGCAATATGCTagtattttaatttttacgatatatatgcttaACTTTATTTCCATTAAAGCCATTCTTTTGTTTGCTTAG